Genomic window (Fundidesulfovibrio soli):
ACGGGCCAGGCCCCTTCCTTCTGGTCCGCGCCGTTCTACTACCCGGCCCCTGACGTCACGGCCTTTTCCGACAGCCACCTGGGAACGCTTCCCCTCTACGCCGCGCTGCGCTGGGCGGGCCTCGGGCGGGAGGCGGCGTTCCCGGCCTGGATGGCGCTGTGCTCGGCCTTGAGCTATTTCGCCTGCTACGCCGCGTTGCGCAGGCTCGGAGCGGGCCTGGCGGGCGCCGTGGCCGGGGCCTGGGTTTTCGCCTTCGGATTGCCCGTGGCCGGACAGCTCAACCACGCCCAGATGCTGCCGCGCTTCTGCGTGCCTGTGGCCTTCGCCGCCTGGGCCGCCTTCCTGCGCAGCGGGGCCGCCCGGCCACTGGCCCTGGCCCTGGGGGCGCTGGTCTGGCAGACGTACTGCGGCATCTACCTGGGCTACTTCCTGGCCCTTTGCCTGGGGCTGATGACTGCGGCCCATCTGCTGGCGGGCGGCGGTGAAGCCGCAGGCACATGGCGAGCCGGATTTTTCGCCCGGCTGGCTGCCCTGGCCGGGGGCTCCCGGGGGCTTCCGGTGCGCCTCGCCCTGCTGCTGGCCGCCGGGGGGGCGCTCGTCCCGTTGTTCGAGCCCTACATTCGGGTGTCGAGGGCTCTGGGCACGCGCGACCCTTCCGAGATCGAGGCCATGCTGCCGCGCGTGCTCTCCTGGCTCAACGCCTCGCAGAGTTTTTGGTGGTCCTGGGCGGCGGACTTCAGCCCCAGCTTGCCCCTGGCCCACGAGCACGCCCTGTTCGCGGGACTCGCCCCCATGTTGGCCCTGGCGGCCCTGCCGCTGCTGGCCCTGGCGGGGCGCGACCCCCTGGCGCGGAGGGCCATGCCCTTCTGGTGGTGCTTCGCCCTGGCGGCCATCCTGACGCTGCACGCGGGCGGCCACAGCCTCTACATGCTGCTGGTTTCGGCGGCCCCGGGCGTAGGGGCCATCCGCTCGGTGACGCGCATCGCGCTGGTGCTGCTGTTCCCGCTGTCCGTGGCCCTGGCCGTTGCCTTCACCGCCCTGGAGCGGAGGCTGCGCGGCATGGCGGGCTCACGCTTTGCGCCTGCGGCCGTCCTGGCGCTGGTCTGTCTCGTCCTGACGGAGCAGGCCCACCGGCCGCTGGCTTCGTATTCCTTGGCCGAGGCCAGGGCCCGTTTGGATGCCGCGGTGAGCGGCCTCGGGCCTGCAAAACCTGACGCCGTGCTCTTCCTGGATGCGGCGCGCGCGCCGGGCCAGCCCTTCTACGTGGTGCAGCTGGACGCCATGCTGGCCTCGCAGGACATGAACATCCCCACGGTCAACGGCTACAGCGGCCACCACCCGCCGGGTTATCCCGAGGATCTGTTCCTGCTGCGGGGGGACGTGGAGGGCGCGCTGGAGCGCTGGGTCTGCCTCCACGGAGGCGGCATCCTCATGGGCCGCATGCTCCCGCCCCGAAGCTCGGGGCTCCCGGCCGCGACGGCGCGGCAGGGCGGGGGCGCGGGCTGGAGTGTGGACCTCACTGGGGAGTGCTACCCCCTCGAGGTGGACGTGGCGGTGGGCTTCTCCCTGCCGGAGCCGCAGGGGCGCTGGACCGACGCCAACCTGGCCCCGGGAGCGCGGATCGTCTTCTCGCGCCCGCTGCCGCGGCGGTTCGAACTGGTGATCGAGGCCAGGCCCTTCGGCCCCAACGCGGGCAGGCCGGTTGCCGTGCGCGTCGGCGGTGTGGAGCGCGATTTCGTTTTTGCAGACTCAGGAGGCTACCAGGCCGTGTCCCGTGAGTTCGTCACGGATGGCGGCCTGCGCGAGCTCGCGATCATCCCCCCGGCTCCGGCCAGCCCCGCCAAGGCTGGCTCCGGGCAGGACACCCGCAGGCTCGGCCTGAGCATCAAGAGCATCGAGGTCCGTCCGGCAGCCCATTGAATGGAGCACGCGGGCCGCATTGCGGCGCGCAAGCCGACCTTCACGTATCCCGACTACTCTCGAGCTTGGATTTCTCTCCAGCCTCGCCCACGCGCCCCTTGAACGGAGCGCAAGAACCGGCTTGCACAAAAGTCTGCCGGCCCGCGCCCGAAGCCGTCCATTTTGAGGCGTGCTTTTCTTGCCGCGTGGGCGTCGGAAAATCACCGCCAGGAGGGGGCAAGTTTGCCCGCGAGGCTCCCGGAAAGCGGAAAAAAATCCCATGCCATTTTTCAATATGCTGTAATGATGTGATAAATCAGATTTGGCACGGATGAAGCAAGAGGAGGACAACAACAAGGAAAGTTGCCTTACCACAAGGAGGTAATCCCATGTCCCTGGTCATCAATCACAACATGATGGCGATGAACGCCTCTCGAAACCTCAACAACTCGTACGGCAAGCTGTCCGTCGCGACCCGCCGCCTGTCGTCGGGCCTGCGTGTGGGCACCGCCGCCGACGACGCCGCCGGACTGGCGATCCGCGAACTCATGCGCGCGGACATCGCGTCCATCAACCAGGGCGTGCGCAACGCCAACGACGCCATCTCCATGATCCAGACCGGCGACGGCGCGCTCCAGGTGGTGGACGAGAAGCTCATCCGCCTCAAGGAACTGGCGACCCAGGCGTCCACGGGCACCTACACCTCGGACCAGCGCCTGATCATCGACTCGGAATACCAGGCCATGTGCTCGGAAATCACCCGAATCGCCAGCGCCACCAACTTCAACGGCATCTACCTGCTCAACGGCAACCTCTCCAGCGTCGCCCACGACGGCACGGGGCTGAACCCCACCGGCAGGATCAAGATCCACTTCGGCTCCGGCAACTCCAGCGCCGAGGACTACTATTTCATCAGCATCGGCAACTCCACCGCCTCGGGCCTGGGCATCGGCATGTCCGCCGGCCCCGGCAGGGCAGGGCGCTCCATCTCCACGCAGGATCTGGCCCAGAAGGCCCTGCAGGCGCTGTCCGACGCCATCGTCTCCAAGGACAAGATCCGCGCGAACCTGGGCGCCACCCAGAACCGCCTGTCCAACACCATCCAGAACCTGCAGATTCAGGCGGAGAACCTCCAGGCCGCCGAATCGCAGATCTCGGACGTGGATGTCGCCACCGAAATGACGGAGTTCGTCCGTCAGCAGATTCTCACGCAGTCCGCGGTCGCGATGCTCTCGCAGGCCAACAGCCTGCCCAAGATGGCCACCCAGCTGCTGCAGGGCTAGCCATCCTGACGCCGATAGCGTGATTGACGGGACCAGGGGGGGCGGAGCCGGGAGTGGCTCCCACCCCTGGCCTGCATCAACCCTGATTGTTCTGGCCCTGATTATTCTGGTAGGATTCGAGCGCCATGCGCGCCGCGTTCTGCTCGGCCTTCTTCACGCTGGCCCCCGTGGCCAGAAGCGTCCCGCCTCCGGGGAGCACAAGCTCCACCTCGAACACCTTTTCGTGCTCCGGGCCGTGGCTGCCCAGCAGCCGGTAGATGGGCCGCGTGCGGTGGCTCTGCTGGGTCAGTTCCTGCAGCCTGCTCTTGAAATCGCGCACCTTTGGCTGCTCCAGGCCTTCGGGCCAACGCTCCGCGAACAGGCGGCGCACCACCCCCCGGGCGGCCTCGAAGCCGCCGTCCACGAACACCGCCCCAAGAATCGCCTCGAAAGCGTCCGCCAGGAGCGAATCGCGCTTGCCCCCGCCCTGGGACTGCTCGCCCTTGCCAAGATACACGAATGCGTCCAGGTTGAGCGCGCGGGCCATCTCGGCGAGGCCCGGCATGCTCACCAGCCGGGCGCGCAGCTTGGTCAGCGCGCCTTCCGGGGCGTCGGGAAAACGGTTGAAAAGTTCCTCGGAAACGGTAAGCTCCAGTACCGCATCACCCAGAAATTCCAAACGTTCGTTGTGGGTGCAGCCCTGCTCGTTGGCATAGGAGCTGTGGGTGAGGGCGGTAGTCAACAGCTTGACTTGCCCAAAGCGATAGGAAATACATTCCTGAAGGCTATCCAACGCATCTTCCGTCATTACAATGCCTTCCTTCGGCGGCCGCATGGAACGAAACGACCATTTGCTTTCCCTTCTCCAACCCCGGACCGTGGCGGTCGTCGGGGCCTCGCGCACTTCCGGCAAGATCGGGAACGTGGTCGTGGCCAACCTGCTCTCCGCCGGGTATCAGGGGAAAATTTTTCCGGTCAACCCCTTTGCCGATGAAATCCTGGGCATCCCGGCCCTGCACGCCATCGAGCAGCTGCCCCACGGCGTCGATCTGGCCGTGGTCTGCCTGCCCCGCGAGCAGCTGGCCCCCACGCTGGAGCGGCTGGGGGGCGTGGGCGTGCGCAGCGTATGCGTCACCTCCACCGGCTTCAAGGAGGTGGGGCGCGAGGGCTACTATTTCGAGATGGAAGCCGTGGAAGTCTGCCGCCGCCACGGCATCGCCATGCTCGGCCCCAGCAGCCTGGGCCTCTACAACGCGGCCCTGCGCTTCAACGCCCTGGCCGTGCCCTCCGCGCCGGAACCCGGCAACATCGGGTTCTTCACCCAGTCCGGGTCGCTCGGCATGGCCATCCTGGACGCCACCGCGGGCAAGGGTGTTGGCTTCTCCCATTTCATCAGCCTTGGCAACAAGGCCGTTGTCAACGAGACGGACATCATCCGCCACCTCAAGGACGACCCGGCCACCAAGGTGATCCTCGGCTACGTGGAGAACATCGAGGACGGGCAGGCCTTCCTGCGCGCGGCCCAGGAGGCCACGCTGGAGAAGCCCGTCATCATGATCAAATCCGGCGCGACGCCCGAGGGCGCGCGCGCCGCGTCCAGCCACATCGGGGCCATGGCCGGCTCCGAGGACGCCTGCCAGGCGGTGTTCAGCCAGTCCGGCATCATCCGGGTGGGCGGCCTGCGGGAGATGTTCAACCTCGCGGTGGCCTTCTCCAGCCAGCCCCAGCCAGGCGGCCCCAACATCTGCGTGGTCACCAACTCGGGCGGCGCGGGCATCCTGGCGGCCGACGCCCTGGTGCGCTCGTCGCTGGTGATGGCCCCGCTGCGCGGCCAGACCGTGGACGAGCTCAAGCGCTTCCTGGCCAGCCACGCCTCGTTCTACAAC
Coding sequences:
- a CDS encoding DUF7024 domain-containing protein, producing MTSDPAGSGSTGSGPVQPSAPHGWGPGSLSGLVLLLAALAAGLFTLFSPGRIPGDLGDSRFNMYILEHGWRWLTGQAPSFWSAPFYYPAPDVTAFSDSHLGTLPLYAALRWAGLGREAAFPAWMALCSALSYFACYAALRRLGAGLAGAVAGAWVFAFGLPVAGQLNHAQMLPRFCVPVAFAAWAAFLRSGAARPLALALGALVWQTYCGIYLGYFLALCLGLMTAAHLLAGGGEAAGTWRAGFFARLAALAGGSRGLPVRLALLLAAGGALVPLFEPYIRVSRALGTRDPSEIEAMLPRVLSWLNASQSFWWSWAADFSPSLPLAHEHALFAGLAPMLALAALPLLALAGRDPLARRAMPFWWCFALAAILTLHAGGHSLYMLLVSAAPGVGAIRSVTRIALVLLFPLSVALAVAFTALERRLRGMAGSRFAPAAVLALVCLVLTEQAHRPLASYSLAEARARLDAAVSGLGPAKPDAVLFLDAARAPGQPFYVVQLDAMLASQDMNIPTVNGYSGHHPPGYPEDLFLLRGDVEGALERWVCLHGGGILMGRMLPPRSSGLPAATARQGGGAGWSVDLTGECYPLEVDVAVGFSLPEPQGRWTDANLAPGARIVFSRPLPRRFELVIEARPFGPNAGRPVAVRVGGVERDFVFADSGGYQAVSREFVTDGGLRELAIIPPAPASPAKAGSGQDTRRLGLSIKSIEVRPAAH
- a CDS encoding flagellin, coding for MSLVINHNMMAMNASRNLNNSYGKLSVATRRLSSGLRVGTAADDAAGLAIRELMRADIASINQGVRNANDAISMIQTGDGALQVVDEKLIRLKELATQASTGTYTSDQRLIIDSEYQAMCSEITRIASATNFNGIYLLNGNLSSVAHDGTGLNPTGRIKIHFGSGNSSAEDYYFISIGNSTASGLGIGMSAGPGRAGRSISTQDLAQKALQALSDAIVSKDKIRANLGATQNRLSNTIQNLQIQAENLQAAESQISDVDVATEMTEFVRQQILTQSAVAMLSQANSLPKMATQLLQG
- the rnc gene encoding ribonuclease III, whose amino-acid sequence is MTEDALDSLQECISYRFGQVKLLTTALTHSSYANEQGCTHNERLEFLGDAVLELTVSEELFNRFPDAPEGALTKLRARLVSMPGLAEMARALNLDAFVYLGKGEQSQGGGKRDSLLADAFEAILGAVFVDGGFEAARGVVRRLFAERWPEGLEQPKVRDFKSRLQELTQQSHRTRPIYRLLGSHGPEHEKVFEVELVLPGGGTLLATGASVKKAEQNAARMALESYQNNQGQNNQG